In one Sporomusa sphaeroides DSM 2875 genomic region, the following are encoded:
- a CDS encoding Lrp/AsnC family transcriptional regulator, whose product MLTPFDKELLNIIQTRLPLESRPYAKVAQWLEVEESTVLERLNWLKDNGYIRRFGAFFDSACLGYVSTLAAVKVRPEQVAAVAQAVNAYSGVTHNYERESEYNLWFTLLTADQAEQNRVLAAIRSLPGVEGLLSLPAIEKYKVSVEFSL is encoded by the coding sequence ATGCTAACCCCTTTTGATAAAGAGCTGCTTAATATTATCCAAACCAGACTGCCGCTGGAATCACGGCCCTATGCGAAGGTAGCGCAATGGTTAGAGGTTGAGGAAAGTACGGTGCTGGAACGATTAAACTGGCTCAAAGACAATGGCTACATAAGGCGATTTGGCGCTTTTTTTGACTCGGCCTGCCTGGGGTATGTCAGCACGCTGGCAGCTGTCAAAGTCCGTCCCGAGCAGGTTGCCGCCGTTGCTCAGGCTGTAAATGCTTATAGTGGTGTAACCCATAACTACGAACGGGAAAGTGAATATAATCTTTGGTTTACCCTGCTTACCGCCGATCAGGCTGAGCAGAACCGCGTTCTGGCAGCTATCCGCAGTTTGCCGGGGGTTGAGGGTTTACTCAGTCTGCCTGCCATCGAAAAATATAAGGTAAGTGTGGAATTTAGTTTGTAA
- the lon gene encoding endopeptidase La has translation MTTKIIPQGYRREEAILADKRRIIPLLPLRGILVFPYMIIHLDVGREKSISALEEAMVQDRLIMLATQKDAQTDAPQPEDIFSVGTVAEIKQLLKLPGGTIRVLVEGLYRGEIEEFISFDPYYQVQINEFTEVEPKTPEVEALTRTAINQFEQWVKLSKKIPPETLVSVVVVEEPGRLTDLIASHLALKIEDKQTLLEAVEIKDRLERLCEILGREMEILELEKKIHVRVRKQMEKTQKEYYLREQLKAIQKELGEKDERTAEVEEYRQRVKEQNLPKEVEEKINKEIDRLEKMPPMVAESGVIRTYLDWLLTLPWTTETDDRLDISVAEEILDEDHYGLEKVKERILEYLSIRKLTEKMKGPILCLVGPPGVGKTSLARSIARAMERKFVRVSLGGVRDEAEIRGHRRTYVGALPGRIIQGMRTVGSKNPVFLLDEIDKMNADFRGDPSSALLEVLDPEQNNTFSDHYIELPYDLSRVLWVVTANVMHNIPRPLLDRMEVISIAGYTEEEKIEIAKRYLIPKQTTDHGLTPQQISFSEGTIAKIIRDYTREAGVRNLERNIANLCRKAARKIVQDQGPVIKITAQNLHTFLGATKYRHAQAEKDSQVGVATGLAWTEVGGDVLAVEISTMKGKGKLTLTGQLGDVMQESAQAGFSYIRSRAKELGIEEDFHEKLDIHIHLPEGAIPKDGPSAGITMATAVASALTGKPIRSDVAMTGEITLRGRVLPVGGIKEKVLAAHRAGIKTVMLPKENKRDIDEIPANVKRNLAFVLVEHMDEVLQTAMVKE, from the coding sequence ATGACCACTAAGATAATACCGCAAGGTTACCGAAGGGAGGAAGCTATATTGGCAGATAAACGCCGTATAATACCACTTTTGCCATTAAGAGGTATATTAGTTTTTCCATACATGATTATTCATCTGGATGTTGGCCGGGAAAAATCTATCAGTGCTTTGGAAGAGGCAATGGTGCAGGATCGTCTGATTATGCTGGCTACACAAAAGGATGCTCAAACCGACGCGCCGCAGCCTGAAGATATTTTTTCAGTGGGTACTGTTGCCGAAATTAAGCAGCTTTTGAAATTGCCGGGGGGAACCATCCGGGTATTGGTCGAAGGCTTGTACCGTGGTGAAATCGAAGAATTTATCAGCTTTGATCCTTACTATCAGGTTCAGATTAACGAATTTACCGAAGTTGAACCTAAAACACCGGAGGTTGAAGCGCTTACACGTACAGCAATTAATCAATTTGAACAATGGGTTAAGCTGAGCAAGAAGATACCACCCGAAACCCTGGTATCAGTCGTTGTTGTAGAAGAACCCGGCCGCCTGACTGACCTTATTGCCAGTCATCTGGCACTCAAAATTGAAGATAAGCAAACCCTGCTGGAGGCAGTAGAAATTAAAGACCGGTTGGAACGGTTATGTGAGATCCTTGGCCGCGAAATGGAAATTCTTGAACTGGAGAAGAAAATCCATGTCCGGGTTCGCAAGCAAATGGAGAAAACCCAAAAAGAATATTATTTGCGTGAACAACTCAAAGCCATTCAAAAAGAATTAGGCGAAAAAGATGAGCGCACCGCCGAAGTAGAGGAATACAGGCAGCGGGTCAAAGAACAAAACCTGCCCAAAGAAGTAGAAGAAAAAATCAATAAAGAAATCGACCGTCTGGAAAAAATGCCCCCGATGGTGGCGGAAAGCGGTGTTATCCGCACCTACCTTGACTGGCTGTTAACGCTGCCCTGGACTACGGAAACCGATGACCGGCTGGATATTAGTGTTGCCGAGGAAATCCTTGACGAAGATCATTATGGCTTGGAAAAAGTCAAAGAACGTATTTTAGAATATCTGTCAATCCGTAAGTTGACAGAAAAAATGAAAGGCCCCATTTTATGTCTTGTTGGTCCGCCGGGTGTCGGGAAGACATCGTTAGCCCGTTCTATCGCCAGAGCTATGGAACGGAAGTTTGTCCGCGTTTCGTTAGGCGGAGTTCGGGATGAAGCGGAAATAAGAGGTCATCGCCGGACCTATGTGGGCGCGCTTCCGGGACGTATTATTCAGGGTATGCGGACTGTAGGCTCAAAAAATCCTGTGTTTCTCTTGGATGAAATTGATAAAATGAATGCCGACTTCCGGGGCGACCCGTCATCTGCTTTGTTGGAAGTGCTTGACCCGGAACAAAATAATACCTTCAGCGACCATTATATTGAACTGCCATATGATTTATCCCGGGTACTCTGGGTAGTTACAGCTAATGTCATGCATAATATTCCGAGACCCTTGTTAGACCGTATGGAAGTTATCAGCATTGCCGGCTATACTGAGGAAGAAAAAATAGAGATCGCCAAACGGTATCTTATTCCCAAGCAAACAACCGACCATGGCCTCACACCGCAGCAAATTTCATTTTCAGAAGGAACTATCGCCAAAATTATTCGTGACTATACTCGCGAGGCGGGTGTACGGAATCTTGAGCGCAATATTGCCAATCTCTGCCGCAAAGCGGCGCGCAAAATTGTTCAAGACCAGGGACCTGTTATTAAGATTACGGCTCAGAACCTGCATACTTTCCTGGGAGCCACCAAATACCGTCATGCTCAGGCCGAGAAAGACAGCCAGGTGGGAGTAGCCACCGGCCTTGCCTGGACGGAAGTTGGCGGTGATGTGCTGGCTGTTGAGATTTCCACCATGAAAGGCAAAGGCAAGCTGACTTTGACAGGCCAGTTAGGCGATGTTATGCAAGAATCTGCGCAAGCCGGCTTCAGTTATATTCGTTCACGGGCAAAAGAACTGGGCATTGAAGAAGATTTTCATGAAAAGCTGGATATTCACATCCATCTGCCCGAAGGCGCCATTCCCAAAGACGGTCCGTCTGCCGGCATTACCATGGCAACTGCGGTCGCATCAGCACTGACCGGTAAACCTATCAGGAGCGATGTTGCCATGACGGGAGAAATAACTCTTCGCGGCAGGGTGTTGCCTGTCGGCGGCATTAAGGAAAAAGTCCTTGCCGCTCACCGGGCGGGAATAAAAACAGTCATGCTGCCCAAAGAAAACAAGCGTGATATTGATGAAATTCCGGCGAACGTCAAACGGAATCTTGCCTTTGTGCTTGTTGAACACATGGATGAAGTGCTGCAAACAGCAATGGTGAAAGAGTAA
- a CDS encoding thiamine pyrophosphate-dependent enzyme: protein MQELKENNVLQPAMPASWNEETKAHKFCPGCGHGIILKCLGEAIDELGIKDKMVFGCDIGCSLLAWDFFNVDTVQTHHGRTTPVITGMKRANTDIIGVAYMGDGGGYAIGSQHLFNAAVRGEKITIILCNNGNYGMTGGQMAPTTLPGMKTETTPYGRDIEQTGHPTKGPEMVAAVAPEGAYVARGTVANPRQLKGFIKKALQNQMDGNGLSFVECLAGCPTNWRTNAKQTWEFIEKDMAAYYKVGELKTPQAKEG, encoded by the coding sequence ATGCAAGAACTTAAAGAAAACAACGTTCTTCAGCCGGCTATGCCTGCCAGTTGGAATGAAGAAACAAAAGCACATAAATTTTGTCCCGGCTGCGGTCATGGAATTATTCTGAAATGCCTTGGCGAGGCCATTGACGAATTAGGTATCAAAGATAAAATGGTTTTTGGCTGTGATATCGGCTGTTCACTCTTGGCCTGGGATTTTTTCAATGTTGACACAGTACAGACCCATCATGGCCGCACTACCCCGGTAATCACCGGTATGAAGCGTGCCAATACCGATATTATCGGTGTTGCTTACATGGGTGATGGCGGCGGGTATGCCATTGGCTCTCAACACCTTTTCAATGCGGCGGTTCGCGGCGAGAAGATTACCATAATCCTGTGCAATAATGGTAACTATGGTATGACAGGCGGCCAAATGGCTCCAACTACCCTGCCTGGCATGAAGACCGAAACTACTCCGTATGGACGTGATATAGAACAAACCGGGCATCCTACCAAAGGGCCTGAAATGGTGGCTGCCGTAGCGCCGGAGGGTGCTTATGTCGCCCGCGGTACAGTGGCCAACCCACGCCAGCTCAAAGGTTTTATTAAAAAAGCTCTCCAAAATCAAATGGATGGCAATGGTCTGTCTTTTGTAGAATGTCTGGCCGGCTGTCCGACTAACTGGCGTACCAATGCCAAACAAACCTGGGAGTTTATCGAGAAAGATATGGCAGCGTATTACAAAGTCGGCGAACTTAAGACGCCGCAAGCAAAGGAGGGCTAA
- a CDS encoding ferredoxin oxidoreductase translates to MAEVSLQGEQRVFMTGNEVCAWAAVAAKADIMYGYPITPQNEIMHYWTRLAPKYGKRFLQTEDEISAGFTTLGGVMTGRKAFTATAGPGNVLMQESAGMAEMMRLPIVYIIQQRGGPSTATVIYAQQETILTTFGGNGEGHRIVYSTATHQELFDYTIKAFNSAWKYRFPAFVLGDGYQAKMREPLTIYDPAEKGVALVKPEPLLGDTENPGRTIKHLRNTYNTEDELYEVVMKNQHDWDKMAEEVVEWDARGCEDAEVIFLTHGIVSRAALTAYNQLRAKGEKVGYFRPITVRPFPGKQLQEAIKGVKKLLVAESAYGQLLKLVQHEIFGSTIEIVPMLRPGVGITTEEMLEAYNKL, encoded by the coding sequence ATGGCCGAAGTTTCACTGCAAGGTGAACAAAGAGTATTCATGACAGGCAATGAGGTGTGTGCCTGGGCTGCGGTAGCAGCTAAAGCCGATATTATGTATGGCTACCCGATCACACCACAGAATGAGATTATGCATTATTGGACAAGGCTTGCTCCTAAGTACGGGAAACGCTTCCTGCAAACCGAAGACGAAATTTCCGCCGGCTTCACTACTCTTGGCGGTGTAATGACAGGCAGGAAGGCATTTACCGCAACCGCAGGTCCTGGCAACGTGCTCATGCAAGAGTCTGCCGGTATGGCTGAAATGATGCGTCTGCCGATTGTCTATATAATTCAGCAGCGGGGCGGCCCCTCAACGGCAACCGTTATCTATGCCCAGCAAGAGACCATTCTGACAACTTTCGGCGGTAATGGCGAGGGGCATCGTATTGTCTACTCGACTGCTACCCATCAGGAACTGTTTGATTATACCATTAAGGCTTTTAATTCGGCCTGGAAATATCGTTTTCCGGCATTTGTCCTGGGTGATGGCTATCAGGCTAAAATGCGTGAGCCCCTGACTATCTATGACCCTGCTGAAAAAGGCGTGGCTTTAGTGAAGCCGGAACCCCTCCTTGGCGATACTGAAAACCCGGGACGCACAATCAAGCATCTTCGCAACACGTATAACACGGAAGATGAGTTGTATGAAGTCGTAATGAAGAATCAGCATGATTGGGATAAGATGGCTGAAGAAGTAGTTGAATGGGATGCCAGAGGCTGTGAAGATGCGGAAGTGATTTTTCTCACCCATGGCATTGTATCACGCGCCGCACTGACTGCTTATAACCAACTGCGTGCCAAAGGCGAGAAGGTTGGTTATTTCCGTCCGATTACCGTTCGTCCCTTCCCGGGCAAACAACTGCAAGAGGCAATAAAAGGTGTCAAGAAATTGCTGGTCGCCGAATCGGCGTACGGTCAGTTATTGAAACTTGTTCAACATGAGATATTCGGCAGCACAATTGAAATTGTCCCCATGCTGCGCCCCGGTGTCGGCATCACTACCGAAGAAATGCTTGAAGCGTATAACAAACTGTAG
- the ptb gene encoding phosphate butyryltransferase yields the protein MVDKVLRNFEDILNAVKDKAPKRVAVAVAQDDAIMEAVQGAREQKIAEFILVGDREKIHETAGKLGVSLEDVQIIHEPDDRKAAYRAVALVSGGQADVLMKGLINTADLLRAVLDKEIGLRTGRVLSHTAVYELPGFDRLLMVTDGGMNIAPTLQQKADIIQNSVQLARVLGISPAKVAVLAAVEVINPDMPATLEAAALTKMADRGQIKGAIVDGPLALDNAISLEAASHKGIKSPVAGMADILVTPDIVAGNILGKSLVYIAKGKIAGLVLGAAKPVVVTSRADTHEAKLMSIALGALLG from the coding sequence GTGGTGGATAAAGTTCTTAGAAACTTTGAGGATATACTAAACGCGGTAAAAGACAAGGCTCCTAAGCGGGTAGCTGTCGCTGTGGCCCAGGATGATGCGATTATGGAAGCCGTTCAGGGAGCGCGTGAACAAAAAATTGCTGAGTTTATACTGGTCGGAGACAGGGAGAAAATTCATGAAACTGCCGGTAAACTTGGTGTTAGCCTGGAGGATGTGCAGATAATACACGAACCGGATGACCGCAAGGCGGCGTATCGGGCGGTTGCTTTGGTATCCGGCGGCCAAGCCGATGTATTGATGAAGGGTCTGATTAATACTGCTGATTTATTAAGAGCAGTGCTTGATAAAGAAATTGGCTTACGCACAGGCAGAGTGCTTAGTCACACGGCGGTCTACGAACTGCCGGGATTTGACCGTTTACTGATGGTAACTGACGGCGGAATGAATATTGCGCCAACTTTGCAGCAGAAAGCAGATATTATTCAAAACAGCGTTCAATTAGCCAGGGTGCTTGGAATCAGTCCGGCCAAAGTAGCCGTATTGGCTGCTGTTGAAGTGATTAACCCCGACATGCCGGCCACCTTGGAAGCGGCTGCACTTACCAAAATGGCAGACCGTGGGCAGATTAAAGGCGCCATTGTTGATGGACCGTTGGCGCTTGATAATGCTATTAGCCTGGAAGCCGCCAGCCACAAAGGGATTAAAAGTCCGGTTGCCGGCATGGCCGATATTTTAGTTACCCCAGATATTGTGGCAGGTAATATCCTGGGAAAATCACTGGTCTATATTGCAAAAGGAAAAATTGCCGGTTTGGTTTTGGGGGCCGCTAAGCCAGTTGTGGTCACTTCACGGGCAGATACCCATGAAGCGAAATTGATGTCAATTGCTCTAGGGGCATTGCTTGGCTGA
- a CDS encoding AsnC family transcriptional regulator codes for MLDNLDKKLIAVLQGDFPLVPEPYKVLAAKVGISEQELLARLAAYRQSGRLRKMGAVLRHREVGYAANALGVWNVPEARLAAVGQLMSGYRAVTHCYSRISLPEWPYNFYTMLHAHTREECRALAETLAQAAGLEHYMLLFSTREWKKTSMSYFPEYAKESGGSGG; via the coding sequence ATGTTAGATAATCTGGACAAAAAACTAATTGCCGTTTTGCAAGGTGACTTTCCGCTGGTGCCTGAACCCTACAAAGTGTTGGCGGCAAAAGTCGGTATTAGTGAACAGGAATTGCTGGCAAGACTGGCTGCCTATCGTCAATCAGGGCGGTTGCGCAAAATGGGGGCCGTATTGCGCCACCGGGAAGTCGGGTATGCCGCTAATGCGTTGGGTGTCTGGAATGTGCCGGAAGCACGTCTTGCCGCGGTTGGGCAGTTAATGTCAGGCTACCGGGCGGTTACCCATTGTTATTCCCGGATTTCACTGCCGGAATGGCCTTATAACTTTTACACCATGCTCCATGCCCATACGCGCGAGGAGTGCCGGGCTTTAGCCGAGACACTGGCTCAAGCCGCGGGACTGGAGCATTACATGCTGCTATTCAGTACACGCGAGTGGAAAAAAACCAGTATGAGTTATTTCCCTGAATATGCGAAGGAGAGTGGCGGAAGTGGTGGATAA
- a CDS encoding 2-oxoacid:acceptor oxidoreductase family protein, with protein MAKVVKIAIAGEGGQGVQSIAEILAEAANEEGKNALYIPNFGVEQRGGVSIAFVQVSDGEIGAPKFQKADILIPVSPRAVQRTKTYAGKDTVYIYDNSLIQEGQVSDNIIGMQYFDVTPPCPTAEHPNADLPQDLIAGEPKTCSFTKPGPGVDPADIPEVKKVVAIPANDIAKNEMHPRVFNIIILGAVIAATELLPMDSIKRALESKLGDKFKQNPKLRDMNFEALERGYKLIKSAM; from the coding sequence ATGGCAAAGGTTGTTAAGATAGCTATTGCCGGTGAGGGTGGTCAAGGTGTTCAGTCCATTGCCGAAATCCTGGCTGAAGCCGCCAATGAAGAAGGAAAAAATGCGTTATATATTCCCAACTTTGGTGTAGAGCAGCGCGGCGGCGTTTCTATTGCCTTTGTACAGGTAAGTGACGGCGAGATTGGCGCTCCTAAGTTTCAGAAAGCCGATATTCTTATTCCGGTAAGTCCGCGTGCAGTTCAGCGGACAAAAACCTATGCCGGGAAAGATACGGTATATATATATGATAATTCGCTTATTCAGGAAGGCCAAGTGAGCGACAACATTATCGGTATGCAATATTTTGATGTAACGCCGCCATGTCCGACAGCCGAGCACCCTAATGCTGATTTGCCACAGGACTTGATTGCCGGCGAGCCTAAAACCTGTTCGTTTACTAAACCCGGTCCGGGTGTTGATCCGGCTGATATTCCCGAAGTTAAAAAGGTTGTGGCCATCCCTGCCAATGATATTGCCAAAAACGAAATGCATCCGCGTGTTTTCAATATTATTATTCTTGGTGCAGTCATTGCAGCAACCGAACTGCTGCCGATGGACAGCATTAAGAGAGCACTGGAAAGCAAACTTGGTGACAAATTTAAGCAAAATCCCAAACTCCGCGACATGAACTTTGAGGCTCTGGAGCGCGGCTACAAACTCATTAAGAGTGCGATGTAA
- a CDS encoding polyprenyl synthetase family protein produces MSKFPDNIFDIVSEDLVAVEEELYSIIQSPVDMVNDIGVHLVQAGGKRIRPALYLLCARGGVPNQAELLPMAVAIELIHMATLVHDDIIDNAATRRGRPTANARWGNHSSVLTGDYLFAKAFSAIILARKNMLKILTDVICNICEGEIIQLKEAFNANQTEADYRLRVAQKTADFIAASCELGAIAGGLDEKSVIRVREYGYALGMAFQITDDILDITASAEQLGKPVGNDLRQGIVTLPVIYALKNSPRSDELRNIIINQKMSDDEVKRGLEIIHQTEAVEYSYGQVHTYLQHARNSLPATLNSSVRESLFAVADFVGLRKY; encoded by the coding sequence GTGAGCAAATTTCCAGACAATATTTTTGATATAGTTAGTGAAGACCTTGTGGCTGTTGAAGAGGAACTGTACTCTATAATACAATCGCCGGTAGACATGGTTAATGATATTGGTGTGCATCTGGTACAAGCGGGCGGTAAACGCATACGGCCCGCTTTGTATCTATTGTGTGCCCGTGGCGGGGTTCCCAATCAGGCGGAACTGCTGCCTATGGCGGTGGCTATTGAGCTTATCCACATGGCAACTCTGGTGCATGATGATATTATTGACAATGCCGCTACCCGGCGCGGCCGGCCAACCGCTAATGCCCGTTGGGGCAATCACAGTTCGGTATTAACAGGAGACTATTTATTTGCCAAGGCATTTTCAGCCATTATTTTGGCCCGGAAAAATATGCTAAAAATTTTGACAGATGTGATTTGTAATATCTGCGAGGGCGAGATCATACAACTGAAAGAAGCATTTAATGCCAATCAGACTGAGGCCGACTATCGTCTTAGAGTAGCCCAAAAGACGGCTGACTTTATTGCCGCCAGCTGCGAGCTTGGGGCAATTGCCGGCGGTCTTGACGAAAAGAGTGTTATCCGGGTCCGGGAATATGGATATGCGCTGGGCATGGCTTTTCAAATAACCGACGATATCCTGGATATCACAGCTTCTGCCGAACAGTTGGGTAAACCGGTTGGCAATGATTTGCGGCAGGGAATAGTAACACTGCCGGTCATATATGCCTTAAAAAATAGCCCGCGCTCAGATGAACTGCGAAATATTATCATAAACCAGAAAATGTCTGATGATGAAGTTAAGCGAGGCTTAGAAATCATTCACCAAACAGAAGCTGTTGAGTACAGCTATGGGCAGGTGCATACCTATTTGCAACATGCCCGCAATAGTTTGCCGGCAACACTTAATAGCTCTGTGAGAGAATCCTTGTTTGCAGTAGCCGACTTTGTGGGACTGCGTAAATACTAG
- a CDS encoding 4Fe-4S binding protein, with the protein MAKVNWESAKYDGEKGFWATFPNLCKGCGLCIEKCPVKCIIWSEELGVYGTPRVEADMEKCILCGICQMVCPDCAIRVEKNK; encoded by the coding sequence ATGGCTAAAGTTAATTGGGAATCTGCAAAATATGACGGAGAAAAAGGCTTCTGGGCTACTTTCCCTAACCTATGCAAAGGCTGCGGCTTATGTATAGAAAAATGTCCGGTAAAGTGCATTATCTGGTCGGAAGAGCTGGGGGTTTATGGTACACCGCGTGTCGAAGCCGATATGGAAAAGTGCATTCTTTGCGGTATTTGTCAGATGGTATGTCCGGATTGCGCTATTCGGGTGGAAAAAAATAAATAA
- a CDS encoding L-lactate permease gives MTWTQIYDPMGSLALSALMAAIPMIIIFYLLAIRRAPGQIAGGAAVASAVLVAVLVYKMPVATALTATVMGAFYGVFPIFWIVITAIFIYNMTVETGQFEIIKNSIASITDDRRLQALLIAFAFGAFLEGAAGFGTPVAISAGMLVGLGFNPLYAAGLCLIANTAPVAFGGIGIPIIVAGQVTGIETMKISQMVGRQLPFLSVIIPIWLVVLMSGWKSTMEVLPACLVAGISFATLQWFSSNYIGPELPDILSALAAMISLALFLKIWKPAKTWRFADEKAAATSMANVPKYSAGTIFKAWSPFIVLTVMVILWGLKPVQAVIDAVSIKILVPGLDKVVMQVAPIAKQPTAMAALYKINWMSAAGTALFIASIISAMILGVGPSRFVSLFAKTFKQLTKPLITIPCVLGLAYIMNYSGMSSTLGLFLAGTGSFFPFFSAFLGWLGVFLTGSDTSANALFGNLQAVTAQQVGMEPVLAVAANSSGGVTGKMISPQSIAVATAATGLVGKEGDLFSFTVMHSLVLAVIIGLMTYAQAYFLTWMIP, from the coding sequence ATGACGTGGACACAAATCTATGACCCAATGGGCAGTTTAGCTTTATCGGCACTGATGGCAGCAATTCCAATGATTATTATATTTTATTTGCTGGCCATCCGCCGGGCGCCAGGTCAAATTGCCGGAGGTGCCGCTGTTGCCTCCGCAGTACTTGTGGCAGTGCTGGTATACAAGATGCCTGTTGCGACAGCGCTTACTGCCACAGTAATGGGTGCCTTTTATGGTGTGTTTCCCATCTTCTGGATCGTTATAACCGCAATTTTCATTTACAATATGACCGTCGAAACCGGTCAATTCGAAATAATTAAGAACTCAATTGCCTCCATTACCGATGATCGTCGTTTACAAGCATTGCTAATCGCTTTTGCTTTTGGCGCTTTCCTTGAAGGGGCTGCCGGTTTTGGCACACCTGTAGCCATTTCGGCAGGTATGCTGGTAGGTCTTGGTTTTAATCCGCTTTATGCTGCCGGCCTTTGCTTAATTGCCAACACGGCGCCGGTTGCCTTCGGTGGTATCGGTATTCCCATTATTGTTGCCGGCCAGGTTACCGGTATTGAAACCATGAAAATCAGCCAGATGGTTGGCCGTCAATTGCCGTTCCTCTCAGTAATCATTCCCATTTGGCTTGTTGTACTTATGTCCGGCTGGAAATCCACCATGGAAGTATTGCCTGCCTGTTTGGTAGCCGGTATCTCCTTTGCAACACTCCAATGGTTTTCCTCAAACTATATTGGACCAGAGCTTCCCGATATTTTGTCCGCATTGGCGGCCATGATTTCACTGGCTCTTTTCCTCAAAATCTGGAAACCTGCTAAAACCTGGCGGTTTGCAGATGAAAAAGCTGCCGCTACGAGTATGGCGAATGTGCCTAAGTATAGTGCAGGCACTATTTTCAAAGCCTGGTCGCCGTTTATCGTCCTTACCGTTATGGTTATTCTCTGGGGCCTGAAGCCTGTTCAGGCAGTGATTGATGCTGTAAGTATCAAAATCCTTGTTCCAGGTCTTGATAAAGTAGTTATGCAGGTGGCACCAATTGCCAAGCAACCGACTGCCATGGCTGCTCTATATAAAATCAACTGGATGAGCGCAGCCGGTACCGCCCTCTTCATTGCCAGCATAATCTCAGCCATGATTCTGGGTGTTGGCCCTTCCCGCTTCGTCAGCTTGTTTGCTAAAACCTTTAAACAGTTAACCAAACCGCTTATCACTATTCCCTGTGTTCTTGGTCTTGCTTATATCATGAACTATTCGGGTATGAGCTCCACTTTGGGCTTGTTCCTGGCAGGTACCGGCAGCTTCTTCCCCTTCTTCTCGGCTTTCCTTGGCTGGCTGGGTGTTTTCCTGACAGGCTCGGATACTTCGGCTAACGCCCTGTTCGGCAATCTCCAGGCCGTTACTGCCCAACAAGTAGGGATGGAACCTGTTTTGGCTGTTGCCGCTAACTCATCAGGCGGCGTTACCGGTAAGATGATTTCGCCGCAAAGTATTGCTGTGGCAACGGCTGCAACCGGACTTGTCGGTAAAGAAGGCGATTTGTTCAGCTTTACAGTAATGCATTCGCTCGTATTGGCTGTTATCATTGGTTTAATGACTTATGCGCAGGCATATTTCTTAACCTGGATGATTCCTTAG
- the yihA gene encoding ribosome biogenesis GTP-binding protein YihA/YsxC: protein MADTTSFNITHASYAATAVNSSQYPVGELTEIAFIGRSNVGKSSLINSLCRHNGLARTSGTPGKTQTINYFRLTGKLSDQSRLEFMLVDLPGYGYAKRAQSARATWSKFIEEYWLKSTRLKLVCQLIDLRHPPMESDINVYHWLIEHGLNVQVVATKADKISKSRIQQHIQVITQGINMGQLHPGGRIIPYSAVTNAGRDELLDVIKNILLK from the coding sequence ATGGCAGATACGACCAGTTTTAATATTACCCATGCCAGTTATGCCGCCACTGCTGTTAATTCCAGTCAATATCCTGTAGGCGAGCTTACGGAGATAGCTTTCATTGGGCGCTCTAATGTCGGCAAATCGTCGCTGATTAACTCCTTGTGCCGTCACAATGGCCTGGCCCGTACCAGTGGGACGCCCGGCAAAACCCAGACCATTAATTACTTTCGCCTTACAGGCAAGCTGTCAGATCAATCACGGCTGGAGTTTATGCTGGTCGATCTGCCTGGCTATGGTTATGCCAAAAGAGCACAATCAGCCAGAGCAACCTGGTCTAAATTTATTGAGGAATATTGGCTAAAGTCAACGCGCCTTAAGCTGGTATGCCAATTAATTGATCTGCGTCATCCGCCAATGGAGAGTGATATTAACGTCTATCATTGGCTGATAGAACATGGCCTCAATGTTCAAGTGGTAGCCACTAAAGCCGATAAAATTTCCAAGAGCCGCATCCAGCAGCATATTCAGGTTATTACGCAAGGGATTAATATGGGTCAACTCCATCCGGGAGGCCGTATTATACCCTACTCAGCAGTAACTAACGCCGGACGGGATGAACTTCTTGACGTTATTAAGAATATTTTGCTAAAATAG